CAGACGGTGACGATCTCCACGTCCACCTCGGGCGCCACCATCCGGTACACAGTGGACGGTTCGACGCCCACCGCCTCGTCCACGCTGTACAGCGGGCCGATCAGCGTGCCCACCAGCCGGACGGTGAAGGCGATCGGCCTCAAGTCCGGTCAGCCGAACTCGGCCGTCACGACCGCGGCCTACGTCATCGGCGCCGCCGTCGCCACGCCGACGTTCAGCCCGGCGGGCGGCCAGTACGCGACCGCGCAGACGGTGACGATCTCCACCGCCACCTCGGGTTCGACCATCCGGTACACAGTGGACGGTTCGACGCCCACCGCCTCGTCCACGCTGTACAGCGGGCCGATCAGCGTGCCCACCACCAGGACGGTCAACGCGATCGCGTTGAAGTCCGGCCTGGCGAACTCGTCGGTGGCCAGTGCCACCTACACGATCGGCACGTCGGCCGGGTGTCCCACCCAGTCCGACACCCCGAACTTCGGCCCCAACACCCGGATCTTCGACCCGAGCATGCCCGCCGCGACCATCCAGGCGCAGCTCGACGCGGACTTCAACGCGCAGAAGGACACCATCACCGCGCAGATGGCCAACCGGCGGGTGGCTCACCTGTTCAAGCCGGGCAGCTACAGCGTGCACGACGACGTCGGCTACTACACCTCGGTCGCGGGCCTGGGTCAGAACCCCGGTGACGTGGTGATCAACGGCGACATCACGGTCGACGCGTTCAACGAGTCCGACAAGGGCGTGGCGCTCCAGAACTTCTGGCGGTCGGCGGAGAACATGGCCGTCAACCCGAGCAGCGGCTCCAACCGCTGGGCCGTGGCGCAGGCCGCCCCGTTCCGCCGGATGGACATCCGCGGCAACCTCCAGCTCTACCCGGCGAGCTACGGCTTCGCCAGCGGCGGCTACATCGCCGACAGCAAGGTCTCCGGCCAGGCCTCGTCGGTGTCGCAGCAGCAGTGGTACACCAGGGACAGCAACCTGGGCAGCTGGGCCGGCGGCGTGTGGAACATGGTGTTCTCCGGCACGCCCGGCGCTCCGCCGACCGCGTTCCCGAGCCCGCCGCACACGAACCTGGCCACCACGCCCGTCTCCCGTGACGTGCCCTACCTGTACATCGACGGCGCGGGCAAGTACCGGGTGTTCCAGCCCTCGCTGCGCACCAACGCGTCCGGCGCGAGCTGGGCGAACGGCAGCACTCCCGGCACGTCGCTGCCGATGAGCCAGTTCTACGTGGTGAAGGCGGGCGACACCGCGTCGTCCATCAACTCCGCGCTGGCCGCGGGCTGCCACCTGTTCTTCACGCCCGGCATCTACCACCTGAACCAGACGCTCAACGTGACGAAGGCCAACACCGTCGTCCTGGGCATCGGCTACCCGACCCTGATCCCGGACAACGGGGTCAACGCCATGCAGGTGGCCGACGTCGACGGCGTCCGGATCAAGGGCATCCTGTTCGACGCGGGCACCACCAACTCGGCGGCGCTGCTGACCGTCGGCCCGGCGGGCTCGAACGCCGGTCACGCGGCCAACCCGACGACGTTGCAGGACGTGTTCTTCCGCATCGGCGGCGCGATCGCGGGCAAGGCGACCACGAGCCTGATCGTGAACAGCCACGACGTGATCATCGACCACATCTGGGCCTGGCGCGCCGACCACGGCAACGCGGGCACGTGGGGGTGGACGGAGGCGACGGGCGACACGGGGCTCATCGTCAACGGCAACAACGTCCTGGCGACCGGCCTGTTCGTGGAGCACTACCAGAAGCACCAGGTGATCTGGAACGGCCAGGGCGGCCGGACGATCTTCTACCAGAACGAGATGCCCTACGACGTGCCGAACCAGGCGTCCTGGATGAGCGCGCCGGGTGTCAACGGGTACTCGGCGTACAAGGTGGGAAACCACGTCACCACGCACGAGGCGTGGGGGTTGGGCAGTTACTGCTTCTTCAACGTCAACCCCTCGGTGAGTTCCTACCACGCCTTCGAGGTGCCCAACACGCCCGGCGTGAGGTTCCACAACATGGCGACCGTCTCGCTCAACTACCAGGGCCTCATCACGCGCGTGATCAACGACGCGGGAGGGGTGACGCAGCCGGGCACCGTGCCCAGCAACCTCGTCGACTACCCGTGAGTCGACTACCCGTGACGTGACATGTGCTCAGCCCAGCCGGTGGACTACCGGCTGGGCTGATCGTCAAGCCAGGCCTTGCGGGAACGCCAGCACGCGGTCCGGGTCGTAGCGGCGCGCGGTGCGGCGCAACCGCGGCAGGTTGCGGCCGTAGTAGGCGGTCTGCCAGTCCGGCATGTCGGGGTCGATGTAGTTGACGTAACCGGTGTGGGGGCCGAGCCCGTCGCGCAGGTCGGCCAGGATGCGGCGGGCTTCGGCCTCGTCGACGTCCCCAACGTCCACGTACACCTGCACGCTGCTGATGGCGTGCCGGTGCGGGAACGCGGTGTCCTCCGGCCGGACCCGGCCTATCGCGCCGCCGAACGAGTCGAACTGGGCCCGTCCCGCCCGCCGTCCGGCCAGCAGGGCGACGATCCGCGCCGGGTCGACCGGCCGGTGCAGCATCCTCGACGAGGCGACGAACGGCGACCCGTCGGTGGGTGTGCACGCGGGCAGGCAGCCGGCGAAGTACCTCATGGCGGTGCCGTAGTCCATGGGCACCTCAGTGCGGGTGGTCGGCGTGACCTTCGCGGTCAGCCGGTCCAGCAGCCGGGTCAACTCGGGTTCGGGCCCGATCCAGGTGCCGACGACGCCGGTGCCCGGCGGGGTGCCGGACAGGACGTTGCACACCGTCCACAGCCCGTCCGGCGTGCCCACCATCCACTCCTGCCACGCGCCGAGCACGTCGGTCGCCGCGCCCGTCGGGAACTCCAGCGTGAACACGACCACCTCGGGCGCGGGCGCGGTGTCGAACGTGAAGGACGTGACGACGCCGAAGTTGCCGCCACCGCCGCCGCGCAGCGCCCAGAACAGGTCCGGCTCGGTGTGCCGGTCGGTACGGCGCACGCGGCCGTCCGGCGTCACGACCCGTGCCGCGAGCAGGCGGTCGCAGGTCAGGCCGTACTTGCGGCCGACGACGCTGATCCCGCCGCCCAGCGTGAGCCCGCCGATGCCGACGGTCGCGCACGACCCGGCGGGCAGCAGTCGGCCCGCGCCGGCCAGTTCGTCGTAGAGGTCGATCATCCGGGTGCCCGCGCCGACCCGCGCTCGCCCGTCGTCTGCCACCCGGATCGCCTTCAGGGCGGCCAGGTCGATGACCAGACCGTCCTCGGGCACCGAGTAGCCGGCATAGCTGTGACCGCCGCTGCGGGCTGCGACCGGAATCCGTTCCCGTGCGGCGAATTCGAGGCAGCGCGCGACGTCGGATTCGTCGGCGCACAACGCGACGGCCGCCGGCCTGCGGTGCGCGTACACCGTGTTGTACGGCCGGCGCACGGTCTCGTAGACGTCGTCACCAGGTAGGACCAGCCTGCCGGTGAGCGCGCGGCGCAGCCGGTCCCACTCGCGGTCCCACGCCCCGAGGACGACGAGTCCGGTGGCCTGGATGAAGGTTCTGCGGTCGAATTCCATGGCGCCCCCCGAGGCCATGGTCCCGCCGTTCCGCGACAGGTCACTCCGCCGAAAGGGGCGACTTGCCCGACCCCGCAGGTCTCAAACAGGACGCGCGCGGGTAGTCCAGGACTTCGGCGGGGCGGAGGTGAAGGCCGGGTGCCCTCGGTGACGCTGTTCCTCTGCGGTGACGTCATGACCGGGCGGGGCGTCGACCAGGTGCTGCCGTGCCCCGGGGACCCCCGGTTGTGGGAGCGGGGCGTTCGGGACGCCGTTCGGTACGTCGGCCTGGCCGAGGAGGTCAGCGGTCCGATTCCGCGGCCTGTGGGCTTCGCGTGGCCGTGGGGTGAAGCGGTGGGCGAGCTGGACGACGTGGATCCGGACGTGCGGGTGATCAACCTCGAAACGAGCATCACGCGCAGCGACGACGTCGACGGGGACAAGGTGGTGCACTACCGGATGGCTCCCGAGAACATCGGCTGCTTGACAGTGGTCCGCCCCGATGTCTGCGCACTGGCCAACAACCACGTGCTCGACTTCGGCCGGCGAGGGCTCGCCGACACGCTCGACGCGCTGGCCACGGCGGGGATCGCGTCCACCGGGGCGGGGAGGAACCTGGGTGAGGCCGTGACGCCGGCGATCGTTCCCGCCGGACCGTCCCGAGTCGTCGTCTTCTCGTACGGGCACTGGTCCAGCGGCGTGCCACTTCGGTGGGGCGCGACCTTCGAGCGGCCAGGGGTCGCGTTGCTCCCGGACCTGTCCGACGCCACGGCGGACTGGGTCGTGGACCGCGTCCGGCGGGTGAAGCAGCCCGGTGACGTCGTCGTGGTCTCCCTGCACTGGGGTTCGAACTGGGGGTACGACATTCCGGCGGATCAAGTGCGGTTCGGGCGCCGGCTGCTGGACGGCGGCGTCGACATCCTGCACGGGCACTCCTCGCACCACCCGCGCCGGATCGAGGTCCACCACGGCAAGCTCGCGCTCTACGGCTGCGGTGACCTCGTCAACGACTACGAGGGGATCGGCGGCTACGAGGAGTACCGCGACGACCTGCGGCCGCTGTACTTCCCCACGGTCGACGCGGACACCGGCGACCTGGTCGACCTCCGCATCACGCCGATGCGGGCAGATCGGCTGAGCTTGCGGCGAGCGTCGGTCGAGGACGCGGAGCACCTGCGCCGGGTGTTCGGGTCGGCGACCCACCTCGCCCGGGACGGCTCACTTCGGCTGCGGCTGTGACTTGCGAATGCCTGTCGACCAGGGAGACCGCCACCAGGGAAGGCCGCTGACCGGGAACGCCGCCCCGCGTCGGCACGCCGTCGATGTGCGGGTGCACGTCGAATTCGAGGTCCAGTCCGGTGAGTGCCAGCGGCAGCAGCACCGGGCGGGTGCGGGCGACGACGCAGAATCCCACGCCGGACGCGTCGGCCGCGGCCTTGGCCTCCACCAGGACGGTGAGACCGGCCGCGCCGAAGAAACGCACCTCGGCGAGGTCCACGACCAGGTCCGGTCCGGCGAGGTGGATCCGCGGCAAGAGGCGGTCGCGCAGCCACGGGGCGGTGCACACGTCCACCTCGCCGGACACCGCGCACACCAGGGTGCCGGACGACAACGACCACATCACGACGGTGAGGAGTCCCTCAGCCGGGTCGACGGGCAGCGGGAGGGCGACGACCTCGGGCGACGGTGGGCGAGCCGGATTTCGGACGGGAGCACTCATGAGGGTCCTCACCTGAGTGTGACGTCCGCGGGGGCCGGGCGGAGAGGTCGAGAGTGTTCAGCATAGAGCGAACCGAGATCGCCGTACAGAATTTTCACAACAATTCGGGCGAATATTCTGATACTTCCATCTATACGGCACGAAACGATGGAAAATCCGCTGAAATGGTTTTGGGAGGTCGCCGGATGGTCCGGTACACCACCGACCGGCTGACGCGGGTGAGCGGCTGGATCGCGGAGAAGGCCGTCGAACTGGACGCGCCCGTCTCCGTCGGCGCCCTCTGCCAGACCGCGGTGATGCGGTTGGGTGTGAGCGGCGCGGTGCTGACCATGGACACGTCCGGCTGGCCAGAGGTCAGGTGCGCCACGGACGCGCTGGGCGCACAGCTGACCGAGTTGCAGGTGACCGTGGGTGAAGGCCCGGCCGTGGACGTCTGGCGCGGCGGCGGCCCGGCGCTCGTCGCCGACCTCGACACTCCGTCCAGCCAGGCCCGGTGGCCCATGTTCGCGCCCCTGGCCGTCAAAGCCGGTGCGGTGTCCCTCTTCGCCCTGCCGCTGTGCGTCGGCGCGATCCGGGTCGGACTGCTGTCGCTGTACCGGGCCGAGGCGGGGCACCTCGACGCCCCGGCGCTGGCCGACTCGTTGGCGTTCGCGGAACTGGCCCTGCGGCTGCTGCTGGACGAGCAGGCCGGCCTGAACACGGCGGGCGGCGTCGCCGAGGACGTCCTCCCGCTGCACAACCCGCAGGTGCACCAGGCCACCGGGATGGTCGCGGCGCAACTCGACGTGGGCATGGCCGACGCGTTCGCCCACCTGCGGGCGCGGGCGTTCGCCGAGCAGACGCCGCTGAGCGACTTGGCGGCCGATGTGGTGGCACGCCGGCGTCGATTCGACCGCGATGGGGAACGATCGTGACAACAGGTGGGCACGACCGCGCTCTGAACCCAACCAGTGGAGGTGGCTGCGATGGACGGTGAACGTCTCGTCGAAACGTTCGTCGAGTTGGCGGACACCCTGGTCGACGACTTCGACGTCATCGACTTCCTGCACATGCTCGCGGACCGGTGCGTCGAACTCCTCGACGTGGACGCGGCGGGGTTGCTGCTGGTGGACCACCAGGGCAGGTTGCAGTTGATCGCGACGTCCAACGAGCAGGCCCGCCTGCTGGAACTCTTCCAACTCCAGAACGACGAAGGGCCCTGCCTGGACGCGTTCGCCGCCGGCACCAGGGTCAGCCACCCCGACCTGGCCAACGCCGGCGAGCGGTGGCCGAGGTTCACCGCGGCGGCCACCGAGGCCGGGTTCGCCGCCGTGGACGCGGTGCCCATGCGCCTGCGCAGCAAGGTGATCGGCGCGCTCAACCTCTTCCGGAACCGGGCCGGGGAGTTGGACGCGACCGCGTTGCGGACCGCCACCGCGCTGGTCGACGTCGCCACCATCGGCCTGCTGCAACAACGTTCGATCCACCACCACCAGGTGCTGACCGAGCAGCTCCAGTCCGCGCTGAACAGCCGGGTGATCGTCGAACAGGCCAAGGGGCTGGTCGCCGAACGCCTCCAGGTCGACATGGACACCGCCTTCGCCGCGCTGCGCGGCCACGCGCGCGGGAGCAACCTCAAGCTGAGCAGCGTCGCGCGCGAGGTCATCGCCGGCACCATCGACACCGCGCAACTCCTCGCCGCACCCGCCCGCACCCAACCGCTCCGACGCTGACCCGGGAGGTTCGGCGTGCCCCGTGGCGGTTACCCAACCAGCACGGACCAGCGCGGAGGTGACCGACGATGACACGTGCTCCCGCGCGGCGGGCGGAACCGCCGGACGGTGACGAGACGCAGGATCTGGTACGCCAGTACCTGAAGCAGATCGGGGCCACCCCACTGCTGAGCGCGGACGACGAGGTGGCGCTCGCCAGGCAGATCGAGGCCGGTGTCTACGCAGCCGAGCTGCTCCGGCGGGACGACCTGCCCGCGAAGCGGCACGGGGAGCTGACCGCCGTCGTGCGGGACGGCCAGGCCGCCAAGGACCACATGGTGCGCGCCAACCTGAGGCTGGTTGTGTCGATCGCGAAGAAGCACCTCCACCGGGGGATGCCGCTGCTCGACCTGATCCAGGAGGGCAACCTCGGCCTGATCCACGCCGTGGAGAAATTCGACTACACCAAGGGGTACAAGTTCTCCACGTACGCGGTGTGGTGGATTCGGCAGTCGGTCGAGCGCGGCATCGCCATGCACAGCCGCACCGTGCGGCTGCCGGTGCACGTGGTGGAGCAGTTGGCGAAGCTGGCTCGGGCTGAGCGCAAGCTCCGGCTTCGCCTCGACCGGGAGCCGACCGAGTCGGAACTGGCCGACGAGGCGGGCATGACGCCGGAGCGGGTGGTCGACCTGCGTCGCGTGGGTCGGGAGGCGATCAGCCTGGACACCCCGGTCGGCGAGGACGGTGACACGAGGGTCGGCGACCTGATCGAGGACACCGACGTCCTGGCGGCGTCCGACGTCGCGGAGTACCAGGGGCTCGCACGGGAGCTGCGGGCGTTGATCGACACCCTGCCCGCGCGCGAGGCACTGATCGTCACTCTGCGCTACGGACTGAACGACGGCGGTGAAGGACACACGTTGAAGGAGGTCGCCGAGCACCTGGGCCTGACGCGGGAGCGGATCCGGCAGATCGAGAAGGAAGCCCTGGCCAAGTTGCGGGCGCCGGAGCGACAGGAACCGCTGCTCGCCTGGGCCGGCTGAACGAACACCTCCGATGGCGAATTCACCGCCTCATTCCGCAGGTGTCCCATAGGATGCTCGCCTTGGAAGCTGCGTGCGCGCGGGGCCTCGGGGCTCGTGCGGCGCAAGGTGTCCGATCAGGTCTATGTGGACGGACACGGCGCACACCCGGCGGGCCGTTGCGTTAACGGGACCTTTCAGCGGAGTGAAGGAGATTTGTGTCCACATTGCCGTCCCGGCGGCCACGTCTCGGCGTCACCAGTGGTGGCGAGGGCGATCGGGTCACCACGCTGGAACTGTTCTTCGATCTCGTCTTCGTGTTCGCGTTCACCCAGGTCACCGCCCTGATGATCGACGGCGACCCGCCCCGCTCGCTGCTGCAGGGGTTCGTCGTCCTGTCGTTGCTCTGGTGGGCGTGGTCCTCGTACGCGTGGCTGGCCAACCAGGCGCGAGCCAACCGCGGTCTGCTGCGGGCCGCGTTCGTGGTGGCGATGATCGCGATGTTCGTCGCCTGCCTGGCGATCCCGGAGGCGTTCCACGAGGTCCCCGGCGGTGTCCCGGCAGCCGCCACCCTGGTGTTCTGCTACGCCGTCGTCCGGTGTGCCCACCTGGCGGTCTACCTCGCCGCCGCGGGTGACGACAAGGCGCTGCGTGGCCGCGTTGTCCGGACCGCCACGACCTCCGTCGCCCCGACCGTGGCGATCCTCGCCGTCGGCGCCGCGTTCGGAGAGCCGTGGCAGACGTGGATCTGGCTCGCGGCGGTCGGGTACGACTTCGCCGCGATCTACCTCGGCGCGCGCGGCGGCGGGTGGATCGTGCGGTCGGCCGCCCACTTCGCCGAACGCCACGGCCTGGTCGTCATCCTGGCGCTGGGTGAATCGATCGTCGCTGTAGGTGTCGGCGTGTCGCACGAACCGCTCACCTGGCCCGTCATCATCGGGGGCGTCCTGGCCATCACCATCGCTGTCGGGCTGTGGTGGCAGTACTTCCACCACAGGTTCGAGCAGCTCGAACACGCGCTGGAGTCCCGACAGGGCCACGATCGCGCTCGGCTGGCCAGCGAGGTGTTCACCTACCTCCACTTCCCGCTGATCGCCGGCATCATCCTCACCGCGCTCGGGATCGAACAGGCCATGGCGCACATCAGCGACGACCACCTCGGCCCGCTCGGTGGCTGGGCCCTCGCCGGCGGACTCACGTGCGCCCTGCTGGCATCGGCGCTGACCACCATCCGCATCGGCGGAAGCATCCCGCGCATGTGGTGGGCGAGCGCGGCACTGGTCCTCGCGTCCGGCGTCCTCCTCGCCGTGCTGCCGCCGCTGTGGTCGCTCGCCCTCGCCGCGTTCCTCGTGGCAGCTTTCTGCGCGCGCGACGAGATGCTCACCTCCCGATCACAGCAGGGTGAAGCATCCTGAATGGACGTGCGCGGTGAAAGGCCCTGGCGCGTCCCCTCTGATCACCGACTCGCGTCCGCAGTCACGGGTACGGCGGCGTTGAGGGCGGCGACGACCTGGTCGTAGTCGCCGCGCACCTCGCCGAAGCGGAGGAACTTCACGCGCTCCACGAGAACCTCGCGGGCCTCGGGGTCGTTCTCGAGCAGGGCCATGACCTCATCGGCGAACTCGTCCAGCGGCATGGCGGAGTCGGAGGTCTCGTGGCCGGGCACGATGGCCGTTCGGACGGCCGGCGGGACCAGCTCGACCACCTGAACGCCGGTGTCCGCCAGTTGCAGGCGCAGCGTCTCGCTGAGCATGTGGACGGCGGCCTTGGTCGCGTTGTAGGTGGGCGTGACGATCAGCGGAACGTGCGCCAGGCCGGACGAGACCGTCACGATCGCCGCACCGGGCCGCGCCCGCAGGTGGTCGGCCAGCGCGGCGATCAGCCGGATCGGGCCGAGGAGGTTGGTCGTGACGACCTCTTCCGCGTCGGCGAGGAACCCGGCGGTGCGCCAGTCCTCGACGCGCATGATGCCGGCCATCGTGACCAGCACGTTCAGCTCGGGGAAGCGGTCGATGACATCGCGCACGGCGGAGGTGATCGACGCGGCGTCGGAGGTGTCGATGCGCACGGTCGCGAAGCCGTGGTCGGCGGCCAACTCGTCCAGCAGCTCTGTGCGCCGCCCGCCGATGACGACGGTGTTGCCCTTCGCCCGCAACCGCAGCGCAAGGGCGAGACCGATCCCGGACGTGGCGCCGGGGATGAAGATCGTGTTGCCGGTGATGTCCATGTCCCCACCCTGCGCGCGCACCGGCGACGGCGGGAGAGACCTGGTTATCGGGGGATCGGCGATCCCTGGCTGCGCCAGCCGCGCGGGCGCACCATGGAGCGATGAACCGTGCTGCTCTCGCAGACTTCCTGCGTCGTCGCCGTGGGGCACTGCGCCCGTCCGACGTCGGCCTGGCGCCCGGGTCACGGCGCCGGACGCCAGGGCTGCGGCGTGAGGAGGTGGCGGCGCTGACCGGGATGTCCGTGGACTACTACGCCCGGCTTGAGCAGCAGCGCGGACCGCAGCCGTCGGAGCAGATGTCGGCCTCGCTCGCGCGGGCGCTGCGCCTGAGCGTCGACGAGCGCGACTACCTGTACCGGCTGGCGGGGCACAACGCGCCGAGGCGCACGCCGACGGACACACACGTGGCACCCGCACTGCTGCGCGTGCTGGACCGGCTTGAGGACAGCCCGGCGCTCATCCTGTCCGCCCTCGGGGAGACGTTGGTGGCGAACCGGCTGGCGACGGCGATCTTCGGCGACCACGGCCGGCTCACGGGCTGGGCACGCAGCAGCGTGTACCGGTGGTTCACCGACCCGGCGTCGCGCGGGGTCTAC
This is a stretch of genomic DNA from Saccharothrix ecbatanensis. It encodes these proteins:
- a CDS encoding chitobiase/beta-hexosaminidase C-terminal domain-containing protein, whose product is MIRSPHNPVRRRSRLAAFALAVSTALLAVTGTAAAEADYTQGVTQVDATQARIDFRPTTAALYVDVHYIAAGAVQQNFRMTNNAGTWQKTVGSLTTGTVLDYWFTYEKSGPQYDTPHFSYTHGNVSSPVAAPTFSPAAGTYPTAQTVTISTSTSGATIRYTVDGSTPTASSTLYSGPISVPTSRTVKAIGLKSGQPNSAVTTAAYVIGAAVATPTFSPAGGQYATAQTVTISTATSGSTIRYTVDGSTPTASSTLYSGPISVPTTRTVNAIALKSGLANSSVASATYTIGTSAGCPTQSDTPNFGPNTRIFDPSMPAATIQAQLDADFNAQKDTITAQMANRRVAHLFKPGSYSVHDDVGYYTSVAGLGQNPGDVVINGDITVDAFNESDKGVALQNFWRSAENMAVNPSSGSNRWAVAQAAPFRRMDIRGNLQLYPASYGFASGGYIADSKVSGQASSVSQQQWYTRDSNLGSWAGGVWNMVFSGTPGAPPTAFPSPPHTNLATTPVSRDVPYLYIDGAGKYRVFQPSLRTNASGASWANGSTPGTSLPMSQFYVVKAGDTASSINSALAAGCHLFFTPGIYHLNQTLNVTKANTVVLGIGYPTLIPDNGVNAMQVADVDGVRIKGILFDAGTTNSAALLTVGPAGSNAGHAANPTTLQDVFFRIGGAIAGKATTSLIVNSHDVIIDHIWAWRADHGNAGTWGWTEATGDTGLIVNGNNVLATGLFVEHYQKHQVIWNGQGGRTIFYQNEMPYDVPNQASWMSAPGVNGYSAYKVGNHVTTHEAWGLGSYCFFNVNPSVSSYHAFEVPNTPGVRFHNMATVSLNYQGLITRVINDAGGVTQPGTVPSNLVDYP
- a CDS encoding FAD-binding oxidoreductase, producing MEFDRRTFIQATGLVVLGAWDREWDRLRRALTGRLVLPGDDVYETVRRPYNTVYAHRRPAAVALCADESDVARCLEFAARERIPVAARSGGHSYAGYSVPEDGLVIDLAALKAIRVADDGRARVGAGTRMIDLYDELAGAGRLLPAGSCATVGIGGLTLGGGISVVGRKYGLTCDRLLAARVVTPDGRVRRTDRHTEPDLFWALRGGGGGNFGVVTSFTFDTAPAPEVVVFTLEFPTGAATDVLGAWQEWMVGTPDGLWTVCNVLSGTPPGTGVVGTWIGPEPELTRLLDRLTAKVTPTTRTEVPMDYGTAMRYFAGCLPACTPTDGSPFVASSRMLHRPVDPARIVALLAGRRAGRAQFDSFGGAIGRVRPEDTAFPHRHAISSVQVYVDVGDVDEAEARRILADLRDGLGPHTGYVNYIDPDMPDWQTAYYGRNLPRLRRTARRYDPDRVLAFPQGLA
- a CDS encoding CapA family protein, which translates into the protein MPSVTLFLCGDVMTGRGVDQVLPCPGDPRLWERGVRDAVRYVGLAEEVSGPIPRPVGFAWPWGEAVGELDDVDPDVRVINLETSITRSDDVDGDKVVHYRMAPENIGCLTVVRPDVCALANNHVLDFGRRGLADTLDALATAGIASTGAGRNLGEAVTPAIVPAGPSRVVVFSYGHWSSGVPLRWGATFERPGVALLPDLSDATADWVVDRVRRVKQPGDVVVVSLHWGSNWGYDIPADQVRFGRRLLDGGVDILHGHSSHHPRRIEVHHGKLALYGCGDLVNDYEGIGGYEEYRDDLRPLYFPTVDADTGDLVDLRITPMRADRLSLRRASVEDAEHLRRVFGSATHLARDGSLRLRL
- a CDS encoding GAF and ANTAR domain-containing protein, which translates into the protein MVRYTTDRLTRVSGWIAEKAVELDAPVSVGALCQTAVMRLGVSGAVLTMDTSGWPEVRCATDALGAQLTELQVTVGEGPAVDVWRGGGPALVADLDTPSSQARWPMFAPLAVKAGAVSLFALPLCVGAIRVGLLSLYRAEAGHLDAPALADSLAFAELALRLLLDEQAGLNTAGGVAEDVLPLHNPQVHQATGMVAAQLDVGMADAFAHLRARAFAEQTPLSDLAADVVARRRRFDRDGERS
- a CDS encoding GAF and ANTAR domain-containing protein encodes the protein MDGERLVETFVELADTLVDDFDVIDFLHMLADRCVELLDVDAAGLLLVDHQGRLQLIATSNEQARLLELFQLQNDEGPCLDAFAAGTRVSHPDLANAGERWPRFTAAATEAGFAAVDAVPMRLRSKVIGALNLFRNRAGELDATALRTATALVDVATIGLLQQRSIHHHQVLTEQLQSALNSRVIVEQAKGLVAERLQVDMDTAFAALRGHARGSNLKLSSVAREVIAGTIDTAQLLAAPARTQPLRR
- a CDS encoding sigma-70 family RNA polymerase sigma factor, producing MTRAPARRAEPPDGDETQDLVRQYLKQIGATPLLSADDEVALARQIEAGVYAAELLRRDDLPAKRHGELTAVVRDGQAAKDHMVRANLRLVVSIAKKHLHRGMPLLDLIQEGNLGLIHAVEKFDYTKGYKFSTYAVWWIRQSVERGIAMHSRTVRLPVHVVEQLAKLARAERKLRLRLDREPTESELADEAGMTPERVVDLRRVGREAISLDTPVGEDGDTRVGDLIEDTDVLAASDVAEYQGLARELRALIDTLPAREALIVTLRYGLNDGGEGHTLKEVAEHLGLTRERIRQIEKEALAKLRAPERQEPLLAWAG
- a CDS encoding low temperature requirement protein A, translating into MSTLPSRRPRLGVTSGGEGDRVTTLELFFDLVFVFAFTQVTALMIDGDPPRSLLQGFVVLSLLWWAWSSYAWLANQARANRGLLRAAFVVAMIAMFVACLAIPEAFHEVPGGVPAAATLVFCYAVVRCAHLAVYLAAAGDDKALRGRVVRTATTSVAPTVAILAVGAAFGEPWQTWIWLAAVGYDFAAIYLGARGGGWIVRSAAHFAERHGLVVILALGESIVAVGVGVSHEPLTWPVIIGGVLAITIAVGLWWQYFHHRFEQLEHALESRQGHDRARLASEVFTYLHFPLIAGIILTALGIEQAMAHISDDHLGPLGGWALAGGLTCALLASALTTIRIGGSIPRMWWASAALVLASGVLLAVLPPLWSLALAAFLVAAFCARDEMLTSRSQQGEAS
- a CDS encoding SDR family oxidoreductase, which encodes MDITGNTIFIPGATSGIGLALALRLRAKGNTVVIGGRRTELLDELAADHGFATVRIDTSDAASITSAVRDVIDRFPELNVLVTMAGIMRVEDWRTAGFLADAEEVVTTNLLGPIRLIAALADHLRARPGAAIVTVSSGLAHVPLIVTPTYNATKAAVHMLSETLRLQLADTGVQVVELVPPAVRTAIVPGHETSDSAMPLDEFADEVMALLENDPEAREVLVERVKFLRFGEVRGDYDQVVAALNAAVPVTADASR
- a CDS encoding helix-turn-helix transcriptional regulator, with the translated sequence MNRAALADFLRRRRGALRPSDVGLAPGSRRRTPGLRREEVAALTGMSVDYYARLEQQRGPQPSEQMSASLARALRLSVDERDYLYRLAGHNAPRRTPTDTHVAPALLRVLDRLEDSPALILSALGETLVANRLATAIFGDHGRLTGWARSSVYRWFTDPASRGVYPPEDHERQARSMVASLRVAHGASGPHSRAGELVRLLLTESDEFRDLWERHEVAQRFADHKVLVHPEVGPIEVDCQALFTEDQSQALLVLTPAPGSEAEDKIRLLAVLGHQEFASSGGGGRVGGG